The Acyrthosiphon pisum isolate AL4f unplaced genomic scaffold, pea_aphid_22Mar2018_4r6ur Scaffold_21273;HRSCAF=23486, whole genome shotgun sequence genome segment TTGAACTTCATGatggtataatacaatttaaaaaaatacttccaCAGCTGGTTATTGTACTTTCTGAAATAACTAAATGGAAGGAATCAAGTATGACTACATCTAAAGCTAAAAGTTTTGTTCTATCAATATGTGATacagattttatttttgcattgaCTTATTTGAGTTATGTGTTAGAGCGTACCTTGCCATTAAGTAAAATTTTACAGTCATCaactattgatttaaaaaatgcttCTGAAATAGTTCAGTGCACTATAACTGTACTACAGAGTAATAGAACTAATTGTATTTCTGAGTTTGCTAAATTGTATTCAGAAGTACAACAATTGGCATCTGGGTtagatattgatttaaaaataccaagaatcaataaaaaacaaacacacagagaaaattataattctCAGAGCATTGATGAATATTATCGTATAAGCATGTTTATTCCATTGTTGGATTCAATAATTGAAGATCTTAATAGACGCTTTACATTACCAAGTATGGAAGCTTatgatttaagtttatttataccAACAACTTTTTTGCAACAAAAAATGTACTGTACCTCAGAATATCAAGATAGAGTATCTAATGTATCAAAGAGATTTTCTTCGATTGAACCAAATATACTACATGGCAAAactattttaggtaggtacctaaatataaattgtatatcctAGTTTTCcattgatataaattttttaaaagtgtattaaatataatttttattttaggtgaaTTAGAAATCTGGTgccaa includes the following:
- the LOC103309394 gene encoding 52 kDa repressor of the inhibitor of the protein kinase-like codes for the protein MTTSKAKSFVLSICDTDFIFALTYLSYVLERTLPLSKILQSSTIDLKNASEIVQCTITVLQSNRTNCISEFAKLYSEVQQLASGLDIDLKIPRINKKQTHRENYNSQSIDEYYRISMFIPLLDSIIEDLNRRFTLPSMEAYDLSLFIPTTFLQQKMYCTSEYQDRVSNVSKRFSSIEPNILHGKTILGELEIWCQKWKIIAEEGIEKCPNNAIEAFSSCNAKVFPNIKSFLQILSTMPVGVASAERSFSTLRRMKTWLRSRMGETRLTGLCLLHVHREVNVNELIQSVIERFANKKQRRLDFVL